From the genome of Pirellulales bacterium, one region includes:
- a CDS encoding NfeD family protein encodes MDYLAWAAILLAIGLMLAMLEVFVPSGGLLGFLSFLSMLAAVYLAFRHGPWSGVGMLGVAVFAVPAGLILALQWWPRTPLGRRILLPLPRGDEVLPDSDKRRNLKSLVGKIGKARTLMLPSGAIDIEGAIVDALSEGMAIEAGSWVKVIEVRGTRVVVRPTDERPQADDHPAELDQSIESIGLDPFEDPLA; translated from the coding sequence ATGGATTACCTGGCTTGGGCAGCCATTCTGTTGGCCATCGGCTTGATGCTGGCCATGCTCGAGGTGTTCGTGCCCTCGGGCGGTCTGCTGGGCTTTCTGTCGTTCTTGTCGATGCTGGCCGCGGTGTACCTGGCCTTTCGACATGGGCCGTGGTCCGGCGTCGGCATGCTCGGCGTGGCCGTGTTCGCGGTGCCGGCCGGCTTGATCCTTGCCCTGCAATGGTGGCCGAGAACGCCGCTGGGTCGTCGTATCTTGCTGCCGCTCCCCAGGGGGGACGAAGTCCTGCCCGACAGCGACAAGCGGCGCAATCTCAAGTCGCTGGTGGGCAAGATCGGCAAAGCCCGCACGCTGATGCTTCCCAGCGGCGCGATCGACATCGAGGGCGCGATCGTCGATGCGTTGAGCGAAGGCATGGCGATCGAAGCCGGCAGTTGGGTGAAAGTGATCGAAGTGCGCGGCACCCGCGTGGTTGTCCGCCCCACCGACGAGCGCCCGCAGGCCGACGATCATCCGGCCGAGTTGGACCAATCGATCGAATCGATCGGGCTGGACCCGTTCGAAGACCCGCTCGCGTAA
- a CDS encoding NfeD family protein gives MVGLLASGPARADEEGAKPLDNPPAAAAAAPERRVGRMVRIQMPITDKVDNQIRRVVESVLTETKRAGQWPVFIFEIEPGRANFGQAYDLANFLSGPSLNGATTVAWIPKTITGHAVLLAMACDEIVMSPDAEIGKAGEYEKVIEPSVRNAYVGIANRRMNIPSDVALALLDPAVELVMVETDVSREYALTSRLDELRKQKSFEKPKVIKPAGQPGIFTGNRAWELGFVKSLASDRAEVAKALGLPREAVEADPSLDGAWRPVRIDVKGPITSKLAEQVQALIQNEIKDRDTNFFCLWIDSDGGSATDSVNLANFLSNLNPAERRTVAYIPRAARGDSAFIALAADQIVMNPTAVLGGQMAMYVSDDEAKLIAGSLREIAKRKGRSPAVAAAMVDPAVTVYRYTRLRDGLVDYFTPEDVAALADADGWQQGVQIGRHGQALELTGEDAAQYGAARFLARDFEDFKGHYGLEGDPALVEASWAHVLIDALNSPGVSWLLLVIGAAALYAELQAPGIGLGGLISALCFMLYFWIAYLGGSANWLEVLLFLAGVVCLMLEIFVLPGVGIFGLAGGLLVIVSLVLASQTFVLPRNAYQVSQLRNSLILLTTAGAGVVALAVLINRYLPHAPMFNRMMLAPPTPEELSVINRREAVARFEHLLGREGKTTTPLLPSGKAQIGDELVDVIADGEVIERNRSVRVVEVRGNRVLVRQVG, from the coding sequence TTGGTCGGCTTGCTCGCCAGTGGCCCTGCACGCGCCGATGAAGAAGGTGCGAAACCGCTCGATAATCCTCCCGCCGCGGCTGCGGCAGCCCCCGAGCGACGCGTCGGCCGGATGGTGCGCATCCAGATGCCCATCACCGACAAGGTGGACAATCAGATTCGCCGCGTCGTTGAGTCGGTGCTGACCGAGACGAAGCGTGCCGGCCAGTGGCCCGTTTTCATTTTCGAGATCGAGCCCGGCCGGGCGAACTTCGGCCAGGCGTATGATCTGGCGAACTTTTTGTCCGGTCCCTCTCTCAACGGCGCCACGACCGTGGCCTGGATTCCCAAGACGATCACCGGTCACGCGGTGCTCTTGGCCATGGCGTGCGACGAGATCGTGATGAGCCCGGACGCCGAGATCGGCAAGGCCGGCGAATATGAAAAGGTAATCGAGCCGTCGGTGCGCAACGCCTATGTCGGGATCGCCAATCGGCGCATGAACATACCGAGCGACGTGGCGCTTGCGCTTTTGGATCCGGCGGTCGAGTTGGTGATGGTCGAGACGGACGTCAGCCGCGAATACGCTCTGACCTCGCGGCTGGACGAACTGCGTAAGCAAAAGTCGTTCGAGAAACCGAAGGTCATCAAGCCCGCCGGTCAGCCGGGAATCTTCACGGGCAATCGAGCTTGGGAATTGGGGTTTGTGAAAAGTCTGGCCAGCGACCGTGCCGAAGTGGCCAAGGCACTCGGCCTGCCTCGCGAAGCGGTCGAGGCCGATCCATCGCTCGACGGCGCCTGGCGGCCGGTGCGCATCGACGTCAAAGGACCGATCACTTCGAAGCTCGCCGAGCAAGTTCAGGCGCTGATCCAGAACGAGATCAAGGATCGCGACACGAATTTCTTCTGCCTGTGGATCGATTCCGATGGCGGCTCGGCGACCGACAGCGTGAATTTGGCCAATTTTCTCTCGAACCTCAACCCGGCCGAGCGGCGCACCGTGGCGTACATCCCGCGCGCGGCGCGCGGCGATTCCGCCTTCATTGCCCTGGCCGCCGATCAGATCGTGATGAATCCCACGGCGGTGCTCGGCGGGCAGATGGCCATGTACGTCAGCGATGACGAAGCGAAGCTCATCGCCGGTTCGCTCAGAGAAATCGCCAAGCGCAAAGGGCGCTCGCCGGCCGTGGCCGCTGCCATGGTCGATCCGGCCGTGACCGTGTACCGGTATACGCGATTGCGCGACGGGCTGGTGGATTACTTCACGCCCGAGGACGTGGCCGCGCTGGCGGACGCCGACGGATGGCAACAGGGGGTCCAGATCGGCCGGCATGGCCAGGCGCTCGAATTGACTGGTGAAGATGCCGCGCAGTACGGCGCAGCGCGCTTTCTGGCGCGGGATTTTGAAGATTTCAAAGGCCATTACGGGCTGGAAGGCGATCCGGCGCTGGTCGAGGCCAGTTGGGCTCATGTTCTGATCGACGCATTGAATTCGCCGGGCGTGAGCTGGCTCTTGCTGGTGATCGGCGCGGCGGCTTTGTATGCCGAGTTGCAGGCTCCCGGGATCGGCCTGGGAGGATTAATCTCCGCGTTGTGCTTCATGTTGTATTTCTGGATCGCTTATCTGGGCGGTTCGGCCAACTGGCTCGAGGTGCTGTTGTTTCTGGCGGGCGTCGTGTGCCTGATGCTGGAAATCTTCGTGTTGCCGGGCGTGGGAATTTTTGGGCTCGCCGGAGGATTGCTGGTGATCGTCTCGCTGGTCTTGGCCAGTCAGACGTTCGTGCTGCCGCGCAACGCGTACCAGGTGAGCCAATTGCGCAACAGCTTGATTTTATTGACGACGGCCGGCGCGGGCGTCGTGGCCTTGGCCGTGCTCATTAACCGCTACTTGCCGCACGCTCCGATGTTCAATCGCATGATGCTGGCGCCCCCCACGCCTGAGGAGCTGTCGGTCATCAATCGGCGCGAGGCGGTCGCGCGGTTCGAGCATCTGCTGGGTCGGGAGGGCAAGACAACGACCCCCTTGTTACCCAGCGGCAAGGCCCAAATTGGCGACGAGTTGGTCGACGTGATCGCCGACGGCGAGGTCATCGAGCGGAATCGCTCGGTGCGGGTCGTCGAGGTGCGGGGCAATCGCGTACTGGTTCGCCAGGTGGGGTAA